GATGTGCTGACGTGTTTGAATGCCTTTGGCAGCCAATTAAGCCTCCAACATAAAATATACCAACCGGTTATTATATAAATCGAATTTTTATCATTTGTCAAAGTAAATTTTGGGCATTTATCGGTCGGAAGACCAACATCAGGGAAGACGAAGTCAATAGATTTGCTGGGTTTATCTCGGATACAGACCGACTTGTGGAGAGATGGCCTGTCGCGGGTAGCTTTGGCACTTACCAGATCTGCTCAAGCGGGTGGATCAGTTGATACTTGTCCGGATTTTTCTGTATGAAATCCCAGATGTCGTCTGGCTGGGCGGCTCCCGGCTCAACATTAAAGTCTTTGCCTGCTTTGGCAAAGGCATAAGCCACCAACCACGAGCAGATCGGGTAATCTTTGCTTTGTAAAATTTTGCGAAAAACATAAGCGCCCAAAAGCAGCCAATCCAGCAGATGGCCGATCACCGTAAAAATGCCGTACCTTTTGCCCACCTGGGCCACTGCCTTTTCGACGATTGTATCGGTTTCAGCAGACGTCAGGTTGATCGGGCGATAGATGGCCACCTTGTCATGACTAAATGGACCGTAGCGCTTCCACAATTTATGCTTGCGAACGCGCAACAGGGTTTCAACCACCTGGCTGTTTTCCAGATCACCTTCGGTCACCACAATACCGGTGTGGTTCACTTTGGTTCTGCTCTCACCGATGGTGCGCGTAAAAAACCGAATGAGTTTTGAAAAAAACCCGGCACCATAGGTCAGGAACACATCACCGGGAAGCAAATTAACCTTATCCACATCCTCCTCCTCCTCAATCCTGCATGAAAATTAGTGATAAATGATACATTAATCAGGCGATACGCGAAAATTTCTCCTGCTGTAAACAGATCATTTTTTGAGACGGCTATTTGACATATTTGTGCAATTCCAAATTTCCGTCAATGAATTTCAGGTTGTATTTAAAAATATCAATCTTCCAGACAGGCCCGATTTTTTTCAGGTGAAAATTATAGCTGCCGACGAAGGTACGGCTGTTCTGCCCTGTGACGTTGGGCAAATAATGAAAGGCAATGCCATAGCAGAAAACATCCGCCTCATCTGCTTTTAAGGAGACATCGTAGTTGCCGGCCTGGTGATGGATGGCTTTCAACCCTTTAAGTCCCTGGGCCCAGCCATCTGCTATTTGCTGTGGCGTTAATTTGTTGGGCTCACCGCCCATGACAGAGGTCATATCAAGCACAACTTCATCAGCAAAACAGGCTTTGACGCCTTCCCAATCCCGGTTGTCGGTGCTGACAAACAGGCGGTTGACAGTTTTGATGACGTTTTTCTCTTCAACTAAAGCGTTGGTCTGTTTTTCAAGCGCCGTCACGCTTGTTTCCTGGGTATGGCTACATGCAACCGTAAGCAGGATTAACAAAAAAAGGAAAAAGGTTTTCATATCGCCTCCTCTATTGCGACTCTTTGATCATAATTTCAAGCTGATATTCGATTTAGAAGTAAGAAATGAGATTGGAAACCAAAAATAACAAAAAATTGAAAATGGTTTTTAAAATAACGTGCGCTGGGGATCGAAAATTCCTATACCTTATCAGTTTGCAGGCGGTCAAATGAAAATTAATTTTGCCATACCCGGTCAGACGAAGATTGGGGTCTTACGTTTCACTTAATGACTGCTGGTCGATTGTCGGGCCATGCCCAGATATATGGCCGCCAGGGCAATCAGCACACCCAGCCAGTTGAACAGGGTGGTCGGTCTTTGAAAAAACAAAACGTCCCAGACAAACGCCAGCGTGGGCTGAAGCAATAGAATCAAGCCTGAAAAAGATGCGCGAACTTTCGGTAGGGCGTTGGTGATCAGAATCCAGCCGACGGTATGGCTGAGCAGGCCCAAGGCAAGCAGGGCCAACAGGCTCTGCAGATCCGGTATCTTAAATGAAGTTTGCCTGAAGACAATCTCTGCCCCTAAAAAGATGGCCGTGGTCAATGAGACCATCATCAGCACATAAAAAAAAGAAGTGCCCATCTGGTCAGCCTGCAGTTGACGAAGCGACAGCAAAAATCCCGCATAGCAAATCGCTGCCGCCAGGCCGTAATAAACGCCGATGCGATATTGGATTTGCAGGTCGGACCAGCTAACCCCAACGATCATAAACAGACCCACAAAAGCAAGGGGCAAGGATACCAGGTAAATCCATCGCATCGGCTCCTTTAAAAACAGCACCCCGACCGCGGCCAGAATGAACACCTGAAAGTTCGGCAGAATCGTGCCCAGCCCCGGGCCGATGTATTCAATGCTGTAATGATACAGCCACAGGTCCAGGCCCAGCAGAAAACCGCATAGCAGACTCAACAATAGATGGCGCAGACCGAACCAGCGCAGCTCACGACGATACAGTGCCGCCAGCAGCAAAGCAGCGCCACCGAAAAAAACCCGGTAGAAGGCGGAAACATTTGGCGCCACATGGGCCACCTTAACCCAGACACCGGTAAAACTGATCAGCACAGCTCCGATGACAAGGATCAGCAAAGTGAGTTGTTGCGTCTGGCTTTTTAAGCGTTGGGCGCTGTCCATGGAATTGGAATCCATACCATCATATGCATGTCTTAAATTTATTGGTTATATATAGGGCTGTCGTTACCGCCACCGCCAGAGCCAAATCCTGCCCGTTTAGGCCTTAAAACATCTGAGGCCTGCCTATTATGGTATTCGAAGCTTTTTTGCAACCATAGCGTTTCAAGCTTCGATTTCGAGTGTCAAATGCCAATAAAACGATGGACGTCTGTATTTTAGTTGCTTATATTAGTGCGGGTTAAAATGGACTTTGTAACCGGGGAATGATCAGCCGATTAAAAAATGAACAAACCTTCTGAAAAATTTGTCAACTACTATGAGCTGCTGGAAGTGGATCCACAAGCCGGGCCCCAGGAGATCAAGCAGGCCTATCTCAAGCAGGTCAAACTATGGCACCCGGATAAAAATCGCGATCGTACGGCGCAGGCGGAAGAAAAAACCAAAGTGCTCAATCAGGCCTATCATGTACTGTCTGATACCGAAGGCCGCAAAAACTACGACCGCATGCTCCGATTTACAAGAGGCAAGGATTTTACAGAATTCATAAACGATGATGCCATTCGCAATAAACTCAATAAGGCTTACCCATCCTTAAGAAAGGTCCTTGAAAATGTTGCTGAGCTGTATGCGCTGTTCAAAGACGCGGTCAAAGGCGAATACAAACTGCACTCGGCCAATATTGCCATGATTGGCGGTGGCTTGCTGTATTTCATCCTACCCGCAGATCTGATCCCGGATTTCATTCCCCTGGTTGGGTATTTAGATGATCTGGCGGTCTTAACCACGATTATGAATTCGTTAAAGGGTGAAATAAATGCATATCGCACCTGGAGAAAAACCGGATTAAAGGGACAATTCCAAAAATAATAGCCAAAATTTTTGTTGATTTCTCGAATTTTATTATATATAGATTAAAACCGAATTAAATCGCTTTTGACGTCTATACTTGTTGAATTTGATTCAGTAATCTGACTTCTATAAAACTATTGTTGGAGGCTCTAAATGTTTAAAACCAAGACGACTCTCAAATTTGTGGTGGTGCTGACTGCGATTGCGGGGCTCCTGTTCGTGGTGGGATGCGGAGACTCACAAGAAAAGCAACAGATGACTCAATTTATCCAGGAATTTGGCGGTGTTGTGCAGGAATACGCCAAAGCCGAAGATGGCCAAAAAGCAGAATTAGAGGCGAAATTAACTTCCCTTATGTCCAAGTGGACCCAGATGAAAATAGATATGGGCAGTAATATTACACCTCAAGCGTTAGATAAACTGGATGCCGAGTATCAAAAATTAGCCAAGGAATTTAAATCCCTTTCCGGTAAATCATAAAATAGTTTTTTTGCCGCCAACGGTTTAGGGCCGGCTGATAGAATAAAATAACAACATTTGACCCCATCTTTGTTTCTCTTTTATACCGAATTAGCGGGGCGCAGGATAACCTGCGCCCTGGCTTTTTTGGAGCCTTGTCCTGCCTTGTTTGATTGCCCGCTTTGTATTGTCCATCAGTTCAAATGAAGCGCCGCATGACGATGTGACGATGGGCGCCATTAAAGTAAGATAAATTCGACACGGACTTCAATCCGACAACACCGAGCACCAAATATTATTGGCCAGCCTCAACAACGGAATACTGCAACTGCCCTAAATTAAGATCGGTGTCGGGCAGTTCCTGAATGATGCTGACTTCCCAATCACCCAGACGTTCGGTTGGGATTTTTTTCCAGGTTCGATACCGCAGAGAGCCGGGGAGCTCGAGGTTGCTGACGCTTCGAACTTTATTATTGCGCTTGAAATGAATGATGATGTCGGGTTGATCTCCGGCAGGCACAAGGAAATTCATCCATAAAAAGACTTCCCGGTCTTTCTCAATTTGTCCCCCGGTAACCACTTCCTGGCATTCGTATTTGTAAGGTCCTTCTTCATAAATCTGGGCACATAATTTGTACGCTACCAGGACGGCACCCATGCCTTTACCCTGATAATAGTAATCAATTACTTTTTGGGCTTCCGCGGGTGTGGGTTTTTCCTGTGCCAGCAGGATCGACGGCAGACAAAATAGCAAAAAAAGAAGCAGTCCTATTTTTTTCATATTACCTCCTTATCCTATAATTCTGCTGAAACCATTTTGAGATTTGTCCAGGGACATAACATGTGAGTGCAATTTTTATGCTGAACCCTGTATTTTAAAATTTGTTAGAAATTTAAGAGGTTATACTATTGGCAGGCAACCGGCACACAGGAAAGGATAAAAAAAGTAGACACCGGTGGATATTTTTCTGCAATTTAAAGGTTTGAAACCACCTTTCCGTAAATTTGCTCGATCTCTTCAGCAAATTTTTCATAAATATTGGCGCGTCTGACCTTCATGGTCGCCGTCATTTCATCATCATCATGATCCAGTTCTTTGGTCAGCAGCAAAAACTTGCGCACATTCTCCACCCGCGCGAAACGCTCATTGACTCGGTCCACTTCTTGCTGAATCATCCTGCGAACTTCGGACAAACGGGCCAAAGATTTAAAATTGGTATAGGGCAGGCGCTGATCTGTAGCCCACTTGCCCGTATTTTCAAAGTCGATTTGGATCAGAGCGGAAACGAATTTTCTGCCATCGCCCAGTATAATCGCCTCCTTGATGTACGGGCTGACTTTAAGTTCGTTCTCCAGCAAAGACGGGGCGATGTTTTTCCCCCCCGAGGTAATCAAGATATCTTTTTTGCGGTCCACAATGGCCAGGTGCCCGTCTTCATCCACCTCTGCGATATCACCTGTCAAAAGCCATCCATCCACTACTGTTTTCTCAGTGGCCTCGGGATTTTTATAGTAGCCAGCAAAGATGCTCGGCCCTCGCTTCATCAATTCCCCGTCCGGACCGAGTTGATAGGCGATGCAGCTGATCGGCTTGCCGACCGTTCCCAGCTTTATATCATCGCCCATATGGATGAAAGACAGGCCGGTGCATTCGGTCATGCCGTATCCTTCCTTGGCCTGGATGCCGATGGCGTGAAAAAAACGCAGCACTTCCGGGCTGACCTTGGCTGCCGCCGAAAAACACAGGCGCACCTTGCGAAGACCCACATAGTTTTGCAGCGCCCGAAACATCAACCCATAGGCCGTCCATCGGCCCAGCTTCAAGCCCGCACCGATTTTCTTTTTGGCCAATCGCCGGTCACATACCTGGTACCCGATAGCCATGCACCACTTAAAGAGCCAGCGTTTAAGCCAACTGGAATCCTCAATTTTAACGGTTATGGAGTTTTGAAGTTTTTCCCAGATACGGGGAACGCCAAGGAAAACGGTGGGTGCAATCTCCCGAAGATCGCTCTGGATGGTGGCCACACTTTCGGCAAAGTTGACCGTAATCCCTAAATGGATCGGCAGGTACAAACTGAAAATCTGCTCAGCGACATGACATAGAGGCAGATAAGACACCGCGCTGTCTTTTTCATCAGCTTCCAGAGCCTCGGATGTCGCCAGGGTAGTGGCTTCGATGTTGCGGTGGTTGACCATGGCCCCTTTGGGCAGGCCGGTGGTGCCCGAGGTGTAAATCATCATGCAAACATCTTCGGCACGCCCTTTTTGTACCTGGCGCTCAAAAAGATCCGGCTGCTCCTCAGCCAGTTCCTGGCCCAGCACTTCCACGGCTTGAAAGGAGATGATGTTATCTTTCGGATAATTTCTCAATCCCTTCATGTCTTTGACGATGATTTTTATAAGCTTGGGAAGATCCTGCAGAACTTGCAGAACCTTGTCGGTCTGCTCCTGGTCCTCACAGACCACGATCACCGAATCAGAGTGTTTGACAACATAATGGACTTCCGGGTATGGGCTGGTGGGGTAGACCCCCAGGGGCACACCGCCCAAGCTGATGCAGCCCAGACTGGCGTATAGCCATTCGCAGCAATTCTCACTGAGGATCGATAGATGATCGCCCCGCTTGAAACCCAAGCGCACAAGCCCCAGCGCGAAATGCTTCACATGCGACTGATATTGATTCCAGGTGACGTTTTGCCAGATGCCAAAATCCTTTTCCCGCAGAGCGATCTGCTGGCCGCGCTCGGCGACACGCTCTAAAAATGACTGTATCAGGGTTTTACCGCTCAGCTCAGCCATCGTTTCCTCCGCTTGTAGTGCTTGACATCGCGGTAGCTGCTCTTGCTGTCGGTATGGCCCACGCCCATATAAAACTCCTGCACGTCGCGATCGTTGAGCAAAAGATCCACCGGGCCATCCAGAACCACCCGGCCGTTTTCCATGATATAGCCATATGAGCTGATCTCCAGGGCCATCTGCGCATTCTGCTCCACCAGCAGCATGGTGGTGCCTTCATTTTGATTGATCTGGCGAATGATCTCAAAGATCTCATCGACCAGCAAGGGCGCCAGGCCCATGGAGGGTTCGTCGAGCATCATCAGCCGGGGCTGGGCTAAAAGCGCCCGGCTGATGGCCAGCATCTGCTGCTCGCCGCCGCTCAAGTATCCGGCTGTTTGCTTCATGCGCTTTTTTAAGACCGGAAAATAGGCAAAGCACTTGTCCAGGTCTCGACTGACGCCGCTGCGGTCTTTACGGGTGTAAGCCCCACAGGTTAAATTTTCCTCGACGGTCAGATCCTCGAAGATGTGCCGCCCTTCCATGATTTGAAAAATTCCGCGGCGCACAATTTTGTGCGGTGCCAGACCTGCCAGAGACTTTCCCCGGTAATGAATACTGCCTTCGGTAATCTCGCCGTCTTCCAGAGGTAAAAGTCCGCTGATCGCCTTGAGGGTAGTGGATTTGCCAGCCCCGTTAGATCCCAGCAGCGCCACAATGGCGCCCTCCGGAACTTGCAGGGAAAGACCCTTTAATACCAGGATCACATTGTTGTAAATGACTTCGATATTGTTGACTTCCAGAATGGGCGTCAAACCATCCCCCTGTGATACCATCAAATCGCCAAATTGTTTTCAAAAAGCAATTTCAAAACCCCTTTGAGGTATATTTTGCGGTCTTTTGTTAAAAGCGCTTAACGAAGTGTAGCGCAAAATCTTGAACTGTTTGAGGGCGTTCGCCCGAGTTTTTTCCGCCTATGGCGGATTAGCGGAACGAGTTTAGCGATTTTCAAAAGCCGCAAACCACGGAAAAGGGGTTTTGAAACTGCTTCAAGACCTTCACATACCTGGATCTTGTACTCGCCCTGTTGAATCCCCTTCGGGAGCCGCTTTGCGGCATTCAACAGGGCGAGTCGGAGGCTTTCAATTTCCTATTACTTATTATGCAAGGTTCGGCAAACGTCTGGATTAGTCGAGATAAATCCAATCCGACGCCGATACAAACTTCCCGGCTTTCGCCCGGTACACCTTACCCATGGCCGTCGCGTTGGTGTCGCCAAAGCTGACCAGGCCGGCCAGGCCACCGGTATCCCATTTTTGGACCAGCGGGATAGCGTTCTTTAAATTTTCGCCGGTGATCGGCAAACCTTTTTCATGCGTGATTTGAGCCAGCTTCACGAAAACCATTCCGGTGAACCAGCCCTGCAGGTAAGAGTTGGGCCGATAGGTCACCTCCGGGTGGTGCTTTTGGTTGTAGGCCTTGATGTTCTTGATCATGGGCACGTCATCCATGTAGTAATAAGCGTAAGGTGATACGCCCATATAGCCTTCCCCATCCGGGCCCAGCTTGTCGAGCAGCATCTTGCTCATGGCCCAGAAAGTGCCCATAAAGGTGATATCCAGGCCGAAATCTTTGGCGCCGGTGATCACTTCCGGAATCGGTGAAACCACGTAGCCCTGGAATATGCAGTAGTCGGGTTTTTTGCGCTTGAGATCCAGCAACTGGCTGGTGACATCCACGGCCCCGACCTTAGTGACTTCTTCGGCGACCACTTCGATACCCAGCTCTTTGGCCAGCTTGCGGGCAAACGGAATCGGGTCGCGCCCGAATTCGGTATCGCTATAGAAAAATGCCACCCTGGGCGCCACACCTTTTTTCTTGGGATTTTTGGCAATGTATTTCAACAGCACACCAAACTGCTGGGCGTAAGTTGGCCCGCTGACAAAGATGTAGGGATTTTTCTCCCGGACGCTAAGCTCTTCTGAGAAGCTGGTTGAGCCGTAAAGCACTTTATAGCGATTGTTGATCTCAGGCGCCAGGGCCTTTCCCTGGCCAGTGGATTCGCCGTACATCATGGCCGGTTTATCCTGAGCCATCATCTTTTTAAAAGAAGCAATGGCGCGCTTGAGATCATAACCGGTGTCTTCATAGATGTATTTAAACTTCATGCCCCCCACGCCACCTTGCTCGTTGGCATAATTTAACGAATCCATCAGTCCGGCATTAAGGTGCTTGCCGGCAAAGGCAAAACGGCCGGTGATCGGCTGGCAAGCACCCACTTTGATAACATCCGCTGCAATCACATTCCCCGCTGACCCGAACAAAAACAGCATCAACGTCAGTGCCATTAAGATTCTAACGTGTTTCATAGCTGACTCCTTTCCATTTGGGTTATAATTTCGATGATTGTCAGTTCTTTCCTGTACACAACTCGACAGCCTTTCTAACAAAAACAGGTTTTCTATCAGGTTAACCGGTTGTGCCCGTTATAAAAAATGTATGTTTATAGTTAATCCGCCTGCGGCGGACCAACGGGTAACGGGCTCAACTCATAAAATCCGGACACTTTGAACCGAAATAAGCACAAGCTTTTAGCGCTCGATACTGTTCGAGGTAGCTCCTAATACTCAAAGGGCCACAGCCGAAAATAATCTTTCACACGACGCCACATTTCAGCCAATCCATGGGGCTCGAAAACCAGAAACACCACAATGAGCAGACCGAAAACGACCTGCTGCAGCGGAAACAGATAGCCCATGGCCTGGGGGAAAGCATCCACCATCAGGCTCAGTGTGTTTTTGAGTATTTCAGGCACCAGGGTCATGAATATGGCACCCAAAATAGCGCCCAGCACACTGCCCAGCCCGCCGACAATAATCATGGCCAGATAGCGAATACTTTCCATCAGCGGAAAATGTTCAGGGGTCACGGTTCTTAAAAAGTTAACCCACAGACACCCCGCGACTCCGGCCATAAAAGAACTGATGCCAAAGGCGTACATTTTATAGTGCAACAGGTTGATGCCCATCAATTCGGCTGAAATATCCCGGTCACGGATGGCGATAAAAGCCCGACCGACACGCGTCCGAAAAATATTGCGCGCTAATGTCACACAAATGACCACCACCGCCAGGGTCACAAAATAGAACTTAAATTCATTATCCAGCGAAAATCCCAGCACAGTTGGCACAGGCAGGTTGATGCCCCGAATACCGCCGGTCATGGACTCCCAGTGCACGAAAATAAACTCAAAGATAACCTGGGCAGCCAGCGTGGCAATGCATAAATATAAGCCCTTCATTCGCATTGAGGGCCCACCGACGATCAGACCAAAAACAGCGGCCGACAGCCCGGATAACGGCAGGCACAGTAAAAAAGGCACCCCCAGCCGGGTCGTTAAAATCGCCGCGGTATAAGCGCCGATACCCACAAAAGCCGCATGCCCCAGAGAGATCTGACCGGCAAAACCAGTTAAAATATTGAGCCCCACCGCCGCCACAATGGCCACGCCCACCAGATTGGCCATGTACAACCCGTAATTGCCGACAACAAAGGGAAATAATAAAAGGGCCACAAATAAAATACCCAACCAGAAACGAACCGTGGGTGTTTTAAAAACCGCTTCATCTGCGACATAACTATCTTTAAAATCTCCAATTCGCATACGAACAATTGTCCCCTAAAGCCTTTCGATTTCTTCTTTGCCGAAAAGACCGTATGGCTTGATTAACAGTATCAGTACCAGCACAACAAACGGCGCCACATCTTTAACCCCACCGCGAAAATAGGGGTCCAAATAGCCGCCGGCCAAGTTTTCGATGATGCCCATGATGAAACCGGCCAAAACAGCACCGCCTATGGAATCCAGGCCGCCAAGAATAACCACCGGAAATATTTTAAGACCGATATGCCCCAGGGTAGGGTGCACGCCGCCGATGTTGCCGATGATAATCCCGCCCAGGGTGGCGGCAACGGCCCCAAAAGCCCAGGAAAGCGTAAACATGGCCTTGACGTTAATACCCATCGAAAAAGAAGCGCTTTGATCTGCGGCCGTGGCGCGCATGGCGATGCCAACTTTGGCGTATTTAAACAGCAGCGCAAAGACAATCACGACCACAACCGCCAAAACAAATCCGTAAAAAAGGTTGGAGCGGATGACGATTTCACCGATAATGATCGGGGCCCGGGGCACGATCGCTGGAAAACTGCGAAAATCAGATCCCCACACCATTTCGGCAATGCCCATCAAAATTGAACTCAGACCGATGGTCACCATAACGATGCTGATGGTGGGCTGCCCGAGCATGTGTCTCAATACCAGGCGCTCAACCGTAAAGCCCAGCAGCGCAGCACCGGCCATGACACCGATAAAAGCGGGGATGGCTGGCAGGCCCAGATAAACCATAAAAGAATAAAAAAAATAGGCCCCGATCATCATGAATTCGCCGGTTGCGAAATTGATGATGCTCGTGGCCTTATATATCAGCACAAAACCCAGAGCGATTAGCGCGTAAACCCCCCCGACCGCAAAACCGCTAACGAGCAATTGTAGAAATATGTCCATTGCGCGCCTTTTTCTCTCCCAGGTAGGCTTTGATCACCTCCGGGTGCTGTTGAACATCCTCGGGCTTACCCTCTGCCAGTTTCTGGCCAAAGTTGAGAACCAAAACCCGATCAGAGATATCCATGATCACTTTCATATCGTGCTCAATCAGCACGATGGTCATGTTGCGCTCCTCATTGATGTCCAGAATAAACCGGGCCATATCTTCGGTTTCTTCGGCATTCATGCCGGTGACCGGCTCGTCCATCAACAGTATTTTCGGCCGCATTGCTAACGCACGGCCAAGTTCGACGCGTTTTTGGAGACCGTAAGCCAATGATCCCACCGGCAGCTTCCGGATGGCTTCGATTTCCAAAAAATCGATAATCTCTTCTTCGACTTTGCGCCTGAGCGCCATCTCTTCCCGATGGGCCGGCCCCCAGTAACACAAAGATGCCAGCAGACCGGTTTTCAGATGGCTATGGGCGCCGAGTTTGATATTGTCCAAAGCGGACATGCCGCGATACAAGGCGATATTTTGAAAAGTACGGCCGATGCCAAGGGCGGCGCGCCGATGCGCTGCCATGTGGGTGATGTCCTGGCCGTCAAAAGAAATTTGTCCTTCGTCGGGATGATAAAAACCGCTGATGCTATTTAGAATGGATGTCTTACCGGCGCCGTTGGGTCCAATGATGGCAAAAACTTCGCCCGGGATAACCTCAAAGCTGACATCGGACAAAACCTGCAGGCCACCGAAAGATAAAGAGAGGTTGCTGACCGCAAGAAGGCTCATGCATTTTTCTATAGCCTATGGTGCGGCGATGCGCAAGACTGGAATATCATGCCGGGAAAGAACTACGTGTTTGAGGGACTTGAGCGTTATAATCGCCCGATGGCGCTGACAGTTGACGGTGTA
Above is a genomic segment from Desulfobacterales bacterium containing:
- a CDS encoding nuclear transport factor 2 family protein, with translation MKTFFLFLLILLTVACSHTQETSVTALEKQTNALVEEKNVIKTVNRLFVSTDNRDWEGVKACFADEVVLDMTSVMGGEPNKLTPQQIADGWAQGLKGLKAIHHQAGNYDVSLKADEADVFCYGIAFHYLPNVTGQNSRTFVGSYNFHLKKIGPVWKIDIFKYNLKFIDGNLELHKYVK
- a CDS encoding DMT family transporter — protein: MDSNSMDSAQRLKSQTQQLTLLILVIGAVLISFTGVWVKVAHVAPNVSAFYRVFFGGAALLLAALYRRELRWFGLRHLLLSLLCGFLLGLDLWLYHYSIEYIGPGLGTILPNFQVFILAAVGVLFLKEPMRWIYLVSLPLAFVGLFMIVGVSWSDLQIQYRIGVYYGLAAAICYAGFLLSLRQLQADQMGTSFFYVLMMVSLTTAIFLGAEIVFRQTSFKIPDLQSLLALLALGLLSHTVGWILITNALPKVRASFSGLILLLQPTLAFVWDVLFFQRPTTLFNWLGVLIALAAIYLGMARQSTSSH
- a CDS encoding DnaJ domain-containing protein — encoded protein: MNKPSEKFVNYYELLEVDPQAGPQEIKQAYLKQVKLWHPDKNRDRTAQAEEKTKVLNQAYHVLSDTEGRKNYDRMLRFTRGKDFTEFINDDAIRNKLNKAYPSLRKVLENVAELYALFKDAVKGEYKLHSANIAMIGGGLLYFILPADLIPDFIPLVGYLDDLAVLTTIMNSLKGEINAYRTWRKTGLKGQFQK
- a CDS encoding AMP-binding protein is translated as MAELSGKTLIQSFLERVAERGQQIALREKDFGIWQNVTWNQYQSHVKHFALGLVRLGFKRGDHLSILSENCCEWLYASLGCISLGGVPLGVYPTSPYPEVHYVVKHSDSVIVVCEDQEQTDKVLQVLQDLPKLIKIIVKDMKGLRNYPKDNIISFQAVEVLGQELAEEQPDLFERQVQKGRAEDVCMMIYTSGTTGLPKGAMVNHRNIEATTLATSEALEADEKDSAVSYLPLCHVAEQIFSLYLPIHLGITVNFAESVATIQSDLREIAPTVFLGVPRIWEKLQNSITVKIEDSSWLKRWLFKWCMAIGYQVCDRRLAKKKIGAGLKLGRWTAYGLMFRALQNYVGLRKVRLCFSAAAKVSPEVLRFFHAIGIQAKEGYGMTECTGLSFIHMGDDIKLGTVGKPISCIAYQLGPDGELMKRGPSIFAGYYKNPEATEKTVVDGWLLTGDIAEVDEDGHLAIVDRKKDILITSGGKNIAPSLLENELKVSPYIKEAIILGDGRKFVSALIQIDFENTGKWATDQRLPYTNFKSLARLSEVRRMIQQEVDRVNERFARVENVRKFLLLTKELDHDDDEMTATMKVRRANIYEKFAEEIEQIYGKVVSNL
- a CDS encoding ABC transporter ATP-binding protein, translated to MVSQGDGLTPILEVNNIEVIYNNVILVLKGLSLQVPEGAIVALLGSNGAGKSTTLKAISGLLPLEDGEITEGSIHYRGKSLAGLAPHKIVRRGIFQIMEGRHIFEDLTVEENLTCGAYTRKDRSGVSRDLDKCFAYFPVLKKRMKQTAGYLSGGEQQMLAISRALLAQPRLMMLDEPSMGLAPLLVDEIFEIIRQINQNEGTTMLLVEQNAQMALEISSYGYIMENGRVVLDGPVDLLLNDRDVQEFYMGVGHTDSKSSYRDVKHYKRRKRWLS
- a CDS encoding ABC transporter substrate-binding protein, producing the protein MKHVRILMALTLMLFLFGSAGNVIAADVIKVGACQPITGRFAFAGKHLNAGLMDSLNYANEQGGVGGMKFKYIYEDTGYDLKRAIASFKKMMAQDKPAMMYGESTGQGKALAPEINNRYKVLYGSTSFSEELSVREKNPYIFVSGPTYAQQFGVLLKYIAKNPKKKGVAPRVAFFYSDTEFGRDPIPFARKLAKELGIEVVAEEVTKVGAVDVTSQLLDLKRKKPDYCIFQGYVVSPIPEVITGAKDFGLDITFMGTFWAMSKMLLDKLGPDGEGYMGVSPYAYYYMDDVPMIKNIKAYNQKHHPEVTYRPNSYLQGWFTGMVFVKLAQITHEKGLPITGENLKNAIPLVQKWDTGGLAGLVSFGDTNATAMGKVYRAKAGKFVSASDWIYLD
- a CDS encoding branched-chain amino acid ABC transporter permease, producing the protein MRIGDFKDSYVADEAVFKTPTVRFWLGILFVALLLFPFVVGNYGLYMANLVGVAIVAAVGLNILTGFAGQISLGHAAFVGIGAYTAAILTTRLGVPFLLCLPLSGLSAAVFGLIVGGPSMRMKGLYLCIATLAAQVIFEFIFVHWESMTGGIRGINLPVPTVLGFSLDNEFKFYFVTLAVVVICVTLARNIFRTRVGRAFIAIRDRDISAELMGINLLHYKMYAFGISSFMAGVAGCLWVNFLRTVTPEHFPLMESIRYLAMIIVGGLGSVLGAILGAIFMTLVPEILKNTLSLMVDAFPQAMGYLFPLQQVVFGLLIVVFLVFEPHGLAEMWRRVKDYFRLWPFEY
- a CDS encoding branched-chain amino acid ABC transporter permease, whose translation is MDIFLQLLVSGFAVGGVYALIALGFVLIYKATSIINFATGEFMMIGAYFFYSFMVYLGLPAIPAFIGVMAGAALLGFTVERLVLRHMLGQPTISIVMVTIGLSSILMGIAEMVWGSDFRSFPAIVPRAPIIIGEIVIRSNLFYGFVLAVVVVIVFALLFKYAKVGIAMRATAADQSASFSMGINVKAMFTLSWAFGAVAATLGGIIIGNIGGVHPTLGHIGLKIFPVVILGGLDSIGGAVLAGFIMGIIENLAGGYLDPYFRGGVKDVAPFVVLVLILLIKPYGLFGKEEIERL
- a CDS encoding ABC transporter ATP-binding protein, with translation MSLLAVSNLSLSFGGLQVLSDVSFEVIPGEVFAIIGPNGAGKTSILNSISGFYHPDEGQISFDGQDITHMAAHRRAALGIGRTFQNIALYRGMSALDNIKLGAHSHLKTGLLASLCYWGPAHREEMALRRKVEEEIIDFLEIEAIRKLPVGSLAYGLQKRVELGRALAMRPKILLMDEPVTGMNAEETEDMARFILDINEERNMTIVLIEHDMKVIMDISDRVLVLNFGQKLAEGKPEDVQQHPEVIKAYLGEKKARNGHISTIAR